From one Nodosilinea sp. PGN35 genomic stretch:
- a CDS encoding DUF928 domain-containing protein → MVQFNQKSISISLALVLSGFSSFWNATPINAQLGGSDQPIPEESRPGASRGECDRPETYNTLPTLIVSNDISSLTTSSGSPRFYVYVPFALRTRDPGMFTLRAENGRIVEQQHFSNAPNGGILEISLSQQLQIGQNYQWFFETFCNDPTRSNSTDHSFLRSSSIRLEASGDPGNHFYDGLKEAADLKRQGSPTAWNDLLRKLGLAHLSEQEIIGQ, encoded by the coding sequence ATGGTTCAGTTCAACCAAAAATCTATTTCTATCTCTCTGGCACTTGTGCTGAGTGGGTTCTCTTCTTTTTGGAATGCGACCCCCATAAACGCCCAGTTGGGGGGGAGTGACCAACCAATTCCTGAGGAAAGTAGGCCGGGAGCAAGCCGGGGAGAGTGCGATCGCCCCGAGACTTACAATACTCTACCTACATTAATTGTTTCTAATGATATAAGTTCCCTAACGACTAGCAGCGGGTCTCCTCGATTTTACGTCTATGTTCCATTTGCCTTACGAACTCGGGATCCAGGTATGTTTACATTAAGAGCTGAAAATGGACGCATTGTAGAACAACAGCATTTTTCAAATGCTCCTAACGGCGGAATATTAGAAATATCACTTAGTCAGCAATTACAAATAGGGCAAAATTATCAGTGGTTTTTTGAAACTTTTTGTAATGACCCTACAAGGAGTAATTCCACAGATCATTCCTTTTTGAGAAGCAGCTCTATTCGGCTGGAAGCTTCGGGCGATCCAGGAAATCATTTTTACGATGGGCTGAAAGAAGCTGCTGACCTTAAACGCCAAGGTTCACCAACGGCTTGGAATGATTTGTTAAGAAAGCTTGGATTAGCTCATCTCAGCGAGCAAGAAATTATTGGTCAATGA